The Gammaproteobacteria bacterium genome includes a region encoding these proteins:
- a CDS encoding 3-hydroxyacyl-CoA dehydrogenase, whose amino-acid sequence MDFARVKAVVTGGASGLGRGVVETIARANGKVFVLDINQDA is encoded by the coding sequence ATGGATTTTGCACGTGTCAAAGCCGTTGTGACCGGTGGCGCATCCGGTCTTGGACGCGGCGTTGTTGAGACCATTGCGCGCGCAAATGGCAAAGTTTTCGTGTTGGATATCAATCAGGACGCT